One Prosthecobacter vanneervenii genomic window carries:
- the rplK gene encoding 50S ribosomal protein L11, with protein MAKEIIKLIKLQIKAGAANPAPPIGPALGQAGVNIMAFCKEFNAATAKAGGEVLPTVITVFKDKSFTFITKQPPASNLLKKVANIASGSKEANKTKVAKITKAQLLEATKMKLADLNTTNLERASRIMAGTARQMGIEIID; from the coding sequence ATGGCCAAGGAAATCATCAAACTCATCAAGCTCCAGATCAAAGCTGGTGCCGCCAACCCCGCACCGCCCATCGGCCCTGCTCTCGGTCAGGCCGGTGTGAACATCATGGCGTTCTGCAAGGAGTTCAACGCCGCGACCGCCAAGGCCGGTGGTGAAGTGCTGCCCACCGTCATCACGGTGTTCAAGGACAAGAGCTTCACCTTTATCACCAAGCAGCCCCCGGCTTCCAACCTTCTCAAGAAGGTGGCCAACATTGCCAGCGGCTCCAAGGAAGCCAACAAGACGAAGGTCGCCAAGATCACCAAGGCCCAGCTCCTCGAAGCCACCAAGATGAAGCTCGCGGACCTGAACACCACCAATCTGGAGCGCGCCTCCCGCATCATGGCAGGCACCGCCCGCCAGA
- the nusG gene encoding transcription termination/antitermination protein NusG, translating into MGAIPAPRDQWFVIHVRSGLEQKVRDNMLRRIEKEEMGDFVYQVLVPMERVAEVKKGKRSESNRKFFPGYVIANCHLLDEHNRLVDKTWYFVKDTDGVLNFAGTKDHPIPMRAKEVEAMLAQVRDKDDGAVPKISFSPGDTVRVADGPFESQNGVVEEIDPERGTLRVSVNIFGRSTPVDLEYWQVEKA; encoded by the coding sequence ATGGGAGCCATCCCCGCACCCCGTGATCAGTGGTTTGTCATCCACGTCCGCTCAGGCCTTGAACAAAAGGTCCGCGACAACATGCTCCGCCGCATCGAAAAAGAGGAGATGGGAGACTTTGTTTACCAGGTGCTCGTCCCGATGGAACGTGTGGCCGAGGTGAAGAAGGGCAAGCGCTCTGAGAGCAACCGCAAGTTTTTCCCCGGTTACGTCATCGCCAACTGCCACCTGCTCGACGAGCACAACCGCCTGGTGGACAAGACCTGGTACTTTGTGAAGGACACCGACGGCGTCCTCAACTTTGCCGGTACCAAGGACCACCCCATTCCGATGCGCGCCAAGGAAGTGGAGGCCATGCTGGCCCAGGTGCGTGACAAAGATGACGGCGCCGTGCCCAAGATCTCCTTCAGCCCCGGCGACACCGTGCGTGTGGCGGACGGTCCCTTCGAAAGCCAGAACGGCGTGGTGGAGGAAATCGATCCCGAACGCGGCACGCTGCGCGTCTCCGTCAACATCTTCGGCCGCTCCACTCCGGTCGATCTCGAATACTGGCAGGTCGAGAAGGCGTAA
- a CDS encoding preprotein translocase subunit SecE, with protein MSRIRKYISEVALELKKATWPWDPKEKGFAKYRELNESTVVVFIAMILLGGFVAAFDVTFKWAFEAAQKIGM; from the coding sequence ATGAGCCGCATCCGCAAATACATCAGCGAAGTCGCCCTGGAACTCAAAAAGGCCACGTGGCCCTGGGACCCCAAGGAAAAGGGCTTTGCCAAATACCGCGAGCTGAATGAATCCACAGTGGTGGTCTTCATCGCGATGATCCTCCTCGGAGGTTTCGTGGCAGCGTTTGACGTCACCTTCAAGTGGGCCTTTGAGGCCGCTCAGAAGATTGGCATGTAA